In one window of Paucidesulfovibrio gracilis DSM 16080 DNA:
- a CDS encoding YkgJ family cysteine cluster protein has translation MALDLSPFFERYENIIRQVDAVFAQVQEQYPEQVRCGRGCSDCCYALFDLSLVEALYLNHHFNERFTGMERSEVLDRADEADREIHRLKRRAYRASQDGRSTADILVEMGKARVRCPLLGKDDLCVLYENRPLTCRLYGVPLNINGEPHSCGRSGFEPGKAYPTVHVEKLQDSLMNLSHDLALAIKSRYSELGAMLVPPSMALLTDYDESYLGVPSAGEAEKQPAQEQTAETPIPSMDKVSDACNGCDKDESACATCKDKSFSVVLGGSDDEE, from the coding sequence ATGGCATTGGACCTCAGCCCTTTTTTTGAACGCTACGAAAACATCATCCGCCAGGTGGATGCCGTCTTCGCTCAAGTGCAGGAGCAGTATCCCGAACAGGTCCGGTGCGGCCGCGGGTGCAGCGACTGTTGTTACGCCTTGTTCGATCTCAGCCTCGTGGAAGCGCTGTATTTGAACCATCATTTCAATGAACGGTTTACCGGCATGGAGCGCAGCGAAGTGTTGGACCGGGCGGATGAGGCGGACCGCGAAATCCACCGGTTGAAACGGCGCGCCTACCGTGCCAGTCAGGACGGGCGCTCCACCGCAGACATCCTGGTGGAAATGGGCAAGGCCCGGGTACGCTGTCCCTTGCTGGGCAAGGACGACCTCTGCGTGCTCTACGAAAACCGTCCCCTGACATGTCGTCTTTACGGCGTGCCCCTGAATATCAACGGCGAACCCCACAGCTGCGGGCGTTCCGGTTTTGAACCCGGAAAGGCCTACCCCACCGTGCATGTGGAAAAATTGCAGGACTCGCTCATGAACCTGAGCCACGATCTGGCTCTGGCCATCAAGTCCCGCTACAGCGAATTGGGCGCCATGCTGGTCCCGCCTTCCATGGCCCTGCTGACGGACTACGATGAGTCGTACTTGGGTGTGCCGTCCGCTGGTGAAGCTGAAAAGCAGCCAGCCCAGGAGCAGACGGCTGAAACGCCGATCCCCTCCATGGACAAGGTCTCTGACGCCTGCAATGGCTGCGACAAGGACGAATCCGCCTGCGCGACCTGCAAGGACAAGTCCTTCAGTGTGGTGCTTGGCGGCTCCGACGACGAGGAGTAA
- a CDS encoding LuxR C-terminal-related transcriptional regulator yields MKKSSLGKRKTERFDLELPASVSVAKSGDAQDLVQLLTRDICSQGAFLNTRAPLPEGTQVNLRLMVPLDHIPELKGRQSQIQASGTVVRSHDNGMAIQFDLGYQLLPIRPHFFIHVTGKNKLLNELLTRHVTAELGMRADHGPMEKLAKRAEEENSTTYLALVDYLDIRAGLPLSELEEAIGVKGAQCVVALFNAQRDQVIADSALRHGARGIFFADDSLDHVARGLEAISKGELWYAREVLTRGLQREIDPESSPAIPDPLTRKEKEILGAVAAGSTNKEIAEQLFISVHTVKTHLYNVYRKINASNRLQATLWATKNLQL; encoded by the coding sequence ATGAAAAAAAGTTCTTTGGGCAAACGAAAAACAGAACGATTCGATCTGGAACTCCCGGCCTCGGTTTCCGTGGCCAAGTCTGGAGATGCCCAGGATCTCGTACAATTGCTTACGCGGGACATCTGCTCCCAAGGTGCGTTTCTCAATACCCGTGCGCCACTGCCGGAGGGAACGCAGGTCAACCTGAGGCTCATGGTTCCCCTGGACCACATCCCGGAACTCAAAGGCCGCCAATCGCAAATCCAGGCATCCGGCACCGTTGTACGAAGCCATGACAACGGCATGGCCATCCAGTTCGACCTTGGATACCAACTGCTACCCATTCGGCCGCACTTTTTTATCCATGTCACCGGAAAAAACAAACTGCTTAACGAGTTACTGACCCGGCACGTCACCGCGGAACTGGGAATGCGGGCAGATCACGGTCCCATGGAAAAGCTCGCCAAGCGGGCCGAGGAAGAAAACAGCACCACGTATCTCGCGCTGGTGGACTACCTGGACATTCGCGCCGGGTTGCCCCTTTCGGAACTGGAGGAGGCCATCGGGGTCAAGGGTGCGCAATGCGTGGTGGCCCTGTTCAATGCCCAGCGGGATCAGGTCATCGCAGACAGCGCTCTGCGGCATGGGGCCAGAGGCATCTTTTTTGCGGATGATTCGCTGGATCACGTGGCCCGGGGGCTGGAAGCCATCTCCAAAGGCGAACTCTGGTACGCCCGGGAAGTGCTCACGCGGGGGTTACAACGGGAAATCGACCCCGAATCCTCTCCGGCCATTCCAGACCCCCTCACACGCAAGGAAAAGGAAATCCTTGGGGCCGTGGCCGCTGGATCCACGAACAAGGAGATCGCCGAACAGCTCTTCATCAGCGTCCACACGGTCAAGACGCACCTTTACAACGTTTATCGTAAGATCAACGCCTCAAACAGACTTCAGGCCACACTCTGGGCCACCAAGAATCTGCAGCTCTAA
- a CDS encoding tetratricopeptide repeat protein yields MQQFENTDEYIADLKAKLAKNRECGNTLYNLGVAYLSKREFMEAERYFREAVANSPKLAEAYVQLGGIAMQRGDMKTCLTYNVQATQQRPFFAVPWGNIGFCQLQMGETEKAVQSLKRAIKYDNKFVQALATLGSAYFSLGDLEEAVKSLEEAVKLEPKFGPAWNNLALVHAEQGEWAKAKECVGKAQESGYDVPEDFLKEIETNLK; encoded by the coding sequence ATGCAGCAGTTCGAGAACACCGACGAGTATATCGCGGACTTGAAGGCCAAACTGGCCAAAAACCGCGAATGCGGCAACACGCTGTACAATCTCGGCGTGGCCTATCTTTCCAAGCGTGAGTTCATGGAGGCGGAGCGCTACTTCCGTGAGGCCGTGGCCAACTCGCCCAAGCTGGCCGAAGCCTATGTGCAGCTCGGCGGCATTGCCATGCAGCGCGGGGACATGAAGACCTGTCTGACCTATAATGTGCAGGCCACGCAGCAGCGTCCCTTTTTTGCCGTACCCTGGGGCAACATCGGATTCTGCCAGCTCCAGATGGGCGAAACGGAAAAAGCCGTTCAATCCCTAAAGCGGGCCATCAAATACGACAACAAGTTCGTGCAGGCTTTGGCCACGCTGGGTAGCGCCTACTTCAGTCTGGGCGACCTGGAAGAAGCGGTCAAATCGCTTGAGGAAGCCGTGAAGCTGGAACCCAAGTTCGGCCCGGCCTGGAACAATCTGGCGTTGGTGCATGCCGAGCAGGGCGAATGGGCCAAGGCCAAGGAATGTGTGGGCAAGGCTCAGGAGAGCGGCTACGACGTTCCCGAAGATTTCCTTAAGGAAATCGAAACGAATTTGAAGTAG
- a CDS encoding tetrathionate reductase family octaheme c-type cytochrome, with the protein MLFLIVSAGTVRADENAPGRLMARQATMTSHAPITADHSKFQELQFDPVKQRSFKGPEVTRACLGCHNKAAIQFHQTIHWTWRDPISDPERKIGKGGLTVNNFCVAVPSNEPRCTSCHAGYGWESKDFDFANPETVDCLVCHDQTGEYQKFPTMAGYPAPWIADPENPGEQKGKTFSSGKVFYAPNWAEVAQSVGRPDRTNCGTCHFYGGGGDAVKHGDLDSSLSHPDKHLDVHMGTKDSGGQEFACIRCHTTKAHDIAGRIYSNPAVMERKSLVEHDLQPKIMCESCHTADPHGDQKMNDHTDRVACQSCHIPTFARVKPTKMWWDWSKAGDKERKAVMDEYGKPDYVKKKGEFVWAKDVVPEYHWFNGAMTTTTAEDRIDPSEEVRLQWPMGDRSDPNARIMPFKVHRGKTPYDSVNNTMAIPHLFPSGKDDKTAYWKNFDWHKALAQGMEYADVPFSGEFGFVETAFAYPTTHMVAPKDNVVPCVECHAKQGRLADLSGFYMPGRDSVKAIDYLGWAGVVGSLLAVLIHGLLRLFARNRREG; encoded by the coding sequence ATGCTTTTTCTCATCGTGTCGGCCGGAACGGTCCGGGCCGATGAAAATGCCCCGGGGAGGCTCATGGCGCGTCAGGCGACCATGACTTCTCATGCACCTATTACCGCGGATCATTCCAAGTTTCAGGAATTGCAGTTCGATCCCGTGAAACAGCGGTCATTCAAGGGACCGGAGGTGACGCGGGCTTGTCTGGGCTGTCACAACAAGGCGGCCATTCAGTTCCACCAGACCATTCACTGGACCTGGAGGGATCCTATTTCCGATCCGGAACGTAAAATCGGTAAGGGCGGATTGACGGTGAACAATTTTTGTGTGGCCGTACCGTCCAATGAGCCGCGTTGTACGTCCTGCCATGCGGGCTATGGATGGGAAAGCAAGGATTTTGATTTTGCAAACCCCGAGACCGTGGACTGTCTGGTCTGCCACGATCAGACCGGGGAGTATCAGAAGTTTCCGACCATGGCGGGGTATCCCGCGCCCTGGATCGCGGATCCTGAGAACCCCGGCGAACAAAAGGGCAAAACGTTCAGCAGTGGAAAGGTGTTTTACGCACCCAATTGGGCCGAAGTGGCGCAGAGCGTGGGCCGCCCGGATCGGACCAACTGCGGAACCTGCCACTTTTACGGTGGTGGCGGGGATGCTGTGAAGCATGGTGACCTGGATTCAAGTCTTTCCCATCCCGATAAGCACCTGGATGTGCATATGGGCACCAAGGATTCCGGCGGGCAGGAGTTCGCCTGTATCCGGTGCCATACCACCAAGGCCCACGACATTGCGGGACGCATTTATTCCAACCCCGCGGTCATGGAACGCAAGAGTCTGGTGGAACATGACCTGCAACCCAAGATCATGTGCGAGTCCTGCCACACCGCGGATCCGCATGGGGATCAGAAAATGAACGACCACACCGACCGTGTGGCCTGCCAGAGTTGTCACATTCCCACCTTCGCGCGGGTCAAGCCCACCAAGATGTGGTGGGATTGGTCCAAGGCCGGGGACAAGGAACGCAAGGCCGTTATGGATGAATACGGCAAGCCCGACTACGTGAAGAAGAAGGGTGAGTTCGTGTGGGCCAAGGACGTGGTTCCAGAGTACCATTGGTTCAACGGCGCCATGACCACCACCACGGCCGAAGACCGCATCGATCCTTCGGAAGAGGTCCGGCTGCAATGGCCCATGGGCGACCGGAGCGATCCCAACGCCCGGATCATGCCTTTCAAGGTGCATCGCGGCAAGACCCCGTATGACTCCGTGAACAACACCATGGCCATTCCGCATCTGTTCCCTTCGGGCAAGGACGACAAGACCGCGTATTGGAAAAACTTTGACTGGCATAAGGCCTTGGCCCAGGGCATGGAATACGCGGACGTGCCGTTTTCCGGTGAGTTCGGTTTCGTGGAAACCGCGTTTGCCTATCCGACCACCCACATGGTGGCACCCAAGGACAACGTGGTTCCCTGCGTGGAATGCCACGCCAAGCAGGGACGCCTCGCGGATCTTTCCGGCTTTTACATGCCCGGCCGCGACAGCGTGAAGGCCATTGATTACCTCGGGTGGGCCGGTGTGGTCGGGTCGCTTCTGGCCGTGCTCATCCACGGGCTGCTGCGGCTCTTTGCACGAAATCGCAGGGAGGGATAA
- a CDS encoding sensor domain-containing protein, giving the protein MHTPKAFRRLPLPYKLTIAALVLLGPALVLGVFMELGARYDLLIGQTELSGIRYLRPAFSLLDAIGDHQSYHLQHPDAPSNDLSPPSQNVIQSIQAVETAVQAETATLRDSPSFLAEDAHRMDPIHLWKAWEEVENAPTPQHYDAFMSTLLEAISAVSDCANLALDPALDSHALATATALTLPRVSRELSLLEQAALEYPGVGRSPAFRQSARDRIMQRLGLLRMGLLEEVGTHSQRAIMEDSNFYDHTPGLHRNYAPALKRFLAAADITDETMLLLCHGQQRPEEAARSVTATRDALTALALTGLTELDTMVRHRIRSYHSWRLAGLGSGALALLLALVVMAAISHDMTRSVRLGLNYVRRVAGGDYSAEVDDRDLSRDLAQYTQGVRQMVTVLKQQFGFMDGVLRNMTVPCLIVDKDERLAFVNKPYLDLFEMDSPESQYLGQSFNDFFYDGKASNTILGEVMRRKKERHNLLMSLLSVHGRPLTIRYDASPLYDLDGNIIGGFALFLDFTEIHEQQIEIERLAAFPRENPNPLFSMDAAGKALYQNPAAKTALEELHIEREELLPPNHVDIVHTVLNTRSSRLDVESRPGDRIYSWAYHPVPDQEQVYVYGMDITLRRRMEEQLTHDALHDGLTGLPNRSLLQDRMEQALGRAGRTASQSLALLFLDLDRFKNINDSLGHAAGDDLLLHFTDRLRGVLPGDATLARLGGDEFTILLEGVAGPEQALAFAENIHRAMAAPFRVKGHDLFVTVSIGIVMESESLSDAQELLRNADTAMYRAKSAGRARSELYDEAMHNEARERLSLEMDMQHGLDRDEFEPYYQPLVDIETGRLHGFEALARWNHPTRGLVSPGVFIPIAEESGLIAALGQQMLFRSLRQLAQWLALSDNTAPLSMSVNLSPEQISRPGILQELEQALHETGVNPELIKIEITESGVINNPQCALRMLKDISKLGVRLAVDDFGTGYSSLSHLSRFPFDCIKIDQSFVRGMLNNTRDMEIVRSIVALAHGLDKRIIAEGIEEISQLRELQRLGCHLGQGFLFSPPVPANKARDFVQNNPTWY; this is encoded by the coding sequence ATGCATACACCCAAAGCATTTCGTCGGCTGCCCCTGCCCTATAAACTGACCATCGCCGCCCTGGTGCTTCTCGGCCCGGCCCTGGTCCTCGGCGTATTCATGGAACTGGGCGCCCGCTACGACCTGCTCATCGGGCAGACCGAACTATCCGGCATACGCTATCTGCGCCCGGCCTTTTCCCTGCTCGACGCCATAGGCGACCACCAGTCCTACCATCTGCAACATCCGGATGCTCCTTCCAACGACCTTTCGCCGCCGTCCCAGAACGTCATCCAAAGCATACAGGCTGTGGAAACAGCGGTGCAGGCCGAAACAGCGACGCTCCGCGACTCGCCGTCCTTTCTCGCCGAAGACGCGCACCGCATGGACCCGATTCACCTCTGGAAGGCTTGGGAGGAGGTTGAAAACGCCCCGACTCCACAACATTACGATGCCTTCATGAGCACGCTGCTTGAGGCCATTTCCGCGGTCAGCGACTGCGCCAACCTCGCCCTGGACCCCGCCCTGGACAGCCACGCCCTGGCAACGGCCACGGCACTGACGTTGCCCCGTGTGAGCCGGGAACTTTCCCTCCTGGAACAAGCCGCTCTGGAATATCCGGGCGTCGGCCGATCCCCGGCCTTCCGGCAGTCGGCCCGAGACCGCATTATGCAGCGTCTGGGGTTGCTCCGCATGGGGCTGTTGGAAGAAGTGGGGACGCACTCCCAGCGTGCAATTATGGAAGACTCCAACTTTTACGACCACACGCCGGGACTGCATCGCAACTATGCCCCGGCGTTAAAACGCTTTCTGGCAGCTGCGGACATAACGGATGAAACCATGCTGCTCCTTTGCCACGGTCAACAACGCCCTGAAGAAGCGGCCCGGAGCGTAACGGCCACCCGTGACGCGCTGACCGCTCTGGCACTCACGGGACTGACCGAGCTGGATACCATGGTACGCCACCGCATCCGCTCCTACCATTCCTGGCGGCTTGCCGGACTCGGCAGCGGCGCGCTCGCGCTCCTTCTTGCTCTCGTGGTCATGGCCGCCATCTCCCATGACATGACACGCTCGGTCCGACTCGGTCTCAACTACGTCCGCCGTGTGGCTGGCGGGGACTATTCCGCCGAGGTGGATGACCGGGATCTCAGCCGCGACCTGGCCCAGTATACGCAGGGCGTCCGGCAGATGGTCACGGTCCTCAAGCAACAATTCGGATTCATGGACGGCGTGCTGCGCAACATGACCGTCCCCTGCCTCATCGTGGACAAGGACGAACGGCTCGCCTTTGTAAACAAGCCCTATCTTGACCTTTTTGAGATGGACTCTCCAGAGTCACAATATCTCGGACAATCATTCAACGACTTTTTTTATGACGGCAAGGCCAGCAACACCATTCTTGGGGAGGTTATGCGCCGAAAAAAGGAACGGCATAACCTGCTCATGTCCCTGCTTTCCGTACATGGCCGCCCGCTTACGATCCGCTATGACGCCAGCCCCCTCTATGATCTTGACGGAAACATCATCGGCGGCTTTGCCCTGTTCCTGGACTTTACGGAAATTCATGAACAACAAATTGAGATCGAACGACTTGCCGCGTTCCCCCGGGAAAATCCCAACCCGCTGTTTTCCATGGACGCAGCAGGCAAGGCGCTCTATCAAAACCCCGCGGCCAAAACAGCTCTTGAAGAACTGCACATCGAACGCGAGGAGCTGCTCCCGCCGAACCACGTGGATATCGTCCACACTGTGCTGAATACTCGCTCCTCCCGCCTGGACGTGGAATCCCGCCCCGGAGACCGCATCTACAGCTGGGCCTACCATCCTGTCCCAGACCAGGAGCAGGTCTATGTCTACGGCATGGACATCACACTGCGCCGCCGCATGGAGGAGCAGCTCACCCATGACGCCCTGCACGACGGGCTTACCGGGCTGCCGAACCGCTCCCTGCTCCAGGATCGAATGGAACAAGCTCTGGGCCGGGCCGGGCGGACCGCGAGTCAATCCCTGGCCCTGCTGTTCCTTGACCTGGACCGATTCAAAAACATCAATGACTCGCTGGGCCACGCCGCGGGGGACGATCTGCTCCTGCATTTCACAGACCGGCTGCGTGGAGTGCTCCCCGGTGACGCCACCCTGGCGCGGTTGGGCGGTGACGAATTCACCATTCTGCTGGAAGGTGTTGCCGGACCCGAACAAGCCTTGGCCTTTGCCGAAAATATCCACCGGGCCATGGCGGCTCCATTCCGCGTCAAAGGTCACGACCTTTTCGTCACGGTCAGCATCGGCATCGTTATGGAGTCCGAATCCCTTTCCGACGCCCAGGAGCTGCTACGCAACGCGGACACGGCCATGTACCGGGCAAAATCGGCAGGTCGCGCCCGCTCTGAATTATATGATGAAGCAATGCACAATGAAGCGAGGGAACGGCTAAGTCTGGAAATGGACATGCAGCACGGCCTGGACCGCGACGAATTCGAACCATATTATCAGCCTCTTGTGGATATTGAGACAGGTCGGCTCCACGGCTTTGAAGCGTTGGCCCGCTGGAACCATCCCACTCGCGGCTTGGTCTCTCCGGGCGTGTTCATCCCCATTGCCGAGGAATCCGGACTCATTGCCGCGCTGGGGCAGCAAATGCTCTTCCGCTCCCTCCGGCAACTGGCCCAGTGGCTTGCACTTTCCGACAACACCGCACCACTTAGCATGAGCGTGAATCTTTCTCCGGAACAGATTTCCCGGCCCGGCATTCTGCAGGAATTGGAACAGGCACTGCATGAAACCGGAGTCAACCCGGAACTGATCAAAATTGAGATCACGGAAAGCGGCGTCATCAACAACCCCCAATGCGCCCTGCGAATGCTCAAGGACATCAGCAAGCTGGGGGTGCGTCTGGCCGTGGACGACTTCGGCACCGGGTATTCGTCCCTTTCACACTTGAGCCGTTTCCCCTTTGACTGCATCAAAATCGACCAAAGCTTTGTCCGGGGTATGCTCAACAATACCAGAGATATGGAAATTGTCCGCTCCATCGTGGCCCTGGCCCATGGACTGGACAAACGCATCATTGCCGAAGGCATCGAAGAGATAAGCCAATTGCGCGAGCTGCAGCGTCTTGGTTGTCACCTGGGACAGGGCTTTTTGTTCTCCCCTCCGGTCCCGGCAAACAAGGCGCGGGATTTCGTGCAGAATAATCCAACCTGGTATTGA
- a CDS encoding cytochrome b/b6 domain-containing protein: protein MSQLNMKRIYLYSKFERFWHWVQAVLITLLLVTGFEVHGVYTLFGFEQAVDIHATAGISWVILYVFIAFWLLTTGEWKQYIPTTKRLLVVMRYYAFGIFRGEPHPVQKKREAKHNPLQRLTYLGLASVLIPIMLATGLVYYYYNELALNDLGLVANLHVVGAFLILMFYVVHVYMTTTGHSVTAHIQAMFTGWEEVEDESQVEDWERADKVDNVTTS, encoded by the coding sequence ATGTCACAATTGAATATGAAGCGGATTTATCTGTATTCCAAGTTTGAGCGCTTCTGGCATTGGGTCCAGGCCGTGCTCATCACCCTGCTGCTTGTAACCGGTTTTGAGGTGCATGGTGTGTACACCCTGTTCGGGTTTGAACAGGCCGTGGACATCCATGCCACTGCCGGGATCTCCTGGGTGATTCTTTATGTCTTCATCGCCTTCTGGCTGCTGACCACCGGTGAGTGGAAGCAGTATATTCCCACCACAAAGCGGCTGCTGGTGGTGATGCGCTATTACGCCTTCGGGATTTTCCGGGGCGAGCCGCATCCCGTGCAGAAGAAGCGAGAGGCCAAGCACAATCCGCTCCAGCGTCTTACGTATCTGGGGTTGGCGTCCGTGCTTATTCCCATCATGCTGGCTACCGGCCTTGTCTACTACTACTACAACGAATTGGCGCTGAACGACCTGGGGCTGGTGGCCAACCTCCATGTTGTCGGAGCCTTCCTGATCCTGATGTTCTATGTGGTGCATGTGTATATGACCACCACCGGACATTCGGTCACGGCGCATATCCAGGCCATGTTTACGGGCTGGGAGGAAGTGGAGGACGAGTCGCAGGTGGAGGACTGGGAGCGTGCCGACAAGGTGGATAACGTGACCACCTCCTGA
- a CDS encoding aminopeptidase translates to MFTKQELQKYARTLWWGLSTARTGEYKPGDFVLLRYDLDALPLAEAMYDLLIEQGIVPVPRAGLTPNMELSFYGKGSEEQITAIPAGDKEFMANVSGVISLIAPASLTHLKEVDPSYIGKAAVARKFMRDIMEQREISGELGWTLCAWPTKAMADAAGLTLDEYAQQIKNACFLEDDDPAATWRNVFDEAQQVKAWLNSLDVETLHVESEHTDLIVNPGHDRQWLGVSGHNIPSFEIFLSPDWRDTRGVYFADQPSFRSGNLVRGVRLEFEKGRVVRSDAEEGADFVTKQLNMDKGASQLGEFSLTDRRFSRISAFMANTLFDENFGGEHGNCHVAVGASYADTYAGDQRQLDATRKKELGFNESALHWDLVNTENKTVTAKLKDGSSVVIYENGEFQY, encoded by the coding sequence ATGTTTACCAAGCAAGAGCTGCAAAAATACGCCCGCACCCTCTGGTGGGGTCTGTCCACGGCCCGCACCGGGGAATACAAGCCCGGCGACTTCGTGCTGCTGCGTTACGACCTGGATGCCCTGCCCCTGGCCGAGGCAATGTATGACCTGCTCATCGAACAAGGCATTGTTCCCGTGCCTCGCGCCGGATTGACGCCGAACATGGAACTCAGCTTTTACGGCAAGGGGTCCGAAGAACAAATCACGGCCATTCCCGCAGGCGACAAGGAATTTATGGCCAACGTTTCCGGAGTCATCTCCCTCATTGCTCCGGCCTCTCTGACGCACCTCAAGGAAGTGGACCCTTCCTATATCGGAAAAGCGGCCGTGGCCCGCAAGTTCATGCGTGACATCATGGAACAGCGCGAGATCAGCGGTGAACTGGGCTGGACCCTCTGCGCCTGGCCCACCAAGGCCATGGCCGACGCCGCAGGTTTGACACTGGACGAATACGCCCAACAGATTAAGAACGCCTGCTTTCTCGAGGACGACGACCCCGCCGCCACCTGGAGGAACGTCTTTGACGAAGCCCAGCAGGTCAAAGCCTGGCTCAACAGCCTGGATGTGGAAACCCTGCACGTGGAATCCGAGCACACGGATCTCATTGTGAATCCTGGCCACGACCGCCAATGGCTCGGCGTATCCGGCCACAACATCCCCAGCTTTGAGATTTTCCTCTCCCCGGATTGGCGGGACACGCGCGGCGTTTATTTCGCGGACCAGCCCTCGTTCCGCTCCGGTAACCTGGTGCGCGGCGTACGCCTGGAATTTGAAAAGGGCCGGGTCGTTCGCTCCGATGCCGAAGAAGGCGCGGACTTCGTGACCAAACAATTGAACATGGACAAGGGCGCCTCCCAACTCGGTGAATTTTCCCTCACGGACCGCCGTTTCTCCCGCATCAGTGCGTTCATGGCCAACACCCTGTTTGATGAAAACTTCGGCGGCGAACACGGTAACTGCCACGTGGCCGTGGGAGCTTCCTACGCGGACACCTACGCCGGGGACCAGCGTCAATTGGATGCGACCCGGAAGAAAGAATTGGGTTTCAACGAATCCGCCCTGCATTGGGATCTCGTAAACACGGAAAACAAGACCGTCACGGCCAAGCTCAAAGACGGTTCCTCCGTGGTGATCTACGAAAACGGCGAATTCCAATACTAA
- a CDS encoding DVU0298 family protein — protein MATFRKLKQEMRTALMAEDWEQRLDGFAHLPERRITGPLLALRLDREELVRWRAAVALGRVVARLAEDAMESARVLMRTLMWYLNEESGNLGWGIPEAMGEAMAGNARLAEEYHTILASYIYCEEDCDGNFLDHPELRRGVFWGLARLAQVRPDKVAHAERFLVAALDEPDSWNRGLAAWALGLVGAQSAREPLQALLDDDAELRMYRNGAVQSVSVGRLAQEALEHLTAEQD, from the coding sequence ATGGCAACGTTCCGAAAGCTGAAGCAGGAAATGCGCACCGCGTTGATGGCCGAGGACTGGGAGCAACGCCTTGACGGTTTTGCACATTTGCCGGAACGACGCATCACCGGACCGCTTCTTGCCTTGCGGTTGGACCGGGAGGAATTGGTCCGCTGGCGGGCGGCCGTGGCTCTGGGCAGGGTCGTGGCTCGTCTGGCCGAGGATGCCATGGAGTCGGCCCGGGTGCTCATGCGCACGTTGATGTGGTATCTGAATGAAGAGTCCGGCAATCTGGGCTGGGGTATTCCCGAGGCCATGGGCGAGGCAATGGCTGGTAACGCCCGGCTGGCGGAGGAATACCACACTATCCTTGCTTCCTATATTTATTGCGAAGAGGATTGCGACGGCAATTTTCTGGACCACCCGGAGTTGCGGCGGGGCGTGTTTTGGGGGCTGGCCCGTCTGGCGCAGGTGCGACCGGACAAGGTGGCCCATGCCGAACGTTTTCTTGTGGCCGCGTTGGACGAACCCGACTCCTGGAACAGGGGGCTGGCAGCATGGGCTTTGGGGCTGGTGGGCGCGCAGAGCGCACGCGAACCGCTGCAAGCGCTTTTGGACGATGACGCGGAATTGCGGATGTATCGTAATGGCGCCGTACAGTCTGTGAGCGTGGGCCGATTGGCCCAGGAAGCCTTGGAACATTTAACAGCCGAACAAGATTGA
- a CDS encoding ferredoxin: MGYTVTVDNDKCVGDGECVDVCPVEVYELQDGKAVPVNMEECLGCESCVEVCEQDAITIEED, translated from the coding sequence ATGGGTTACACTGTTACGGTCGATAACGACAAGTGTGTCGGCGACGGCGAATGTGTGGATGTCTGCCCGGTTGAGGTTTACGAGCTTCAGGACGGTAAGGCTGTTCCCGTGAACATGGAAGAATGTCTGGGCTGTGAGTCCTGCGTGGAAGTCTGCGAGCAGGACGCCATCACCATCGAGGAAGACTAG